gttcactactgaataatcatgaaTAGAATTGTGTTCTTTtgctatgaaatcaatacatagttaatatagaaaaggtacagaaggtgaaatggctgcaggaagccacatgctAGAGGTAtgaaagggcttccttgaccttgtgaaTACACTGTGAAAATGACAATTTtataactaaatgtgattacacatggtacttacagcttcctacattacaacagtgaatatgtttcaaaagtactccattggctttaaaacactttaggaggtccagtggtagtgagaggttttatagaaatgttcaTTTATTCTAATTGTCTGCAAACTAAGATTTTTTACACTCGATGTCCTCACCAGAATCATTGATGAAggctgagtcttaattttgtgtaataaccatggCGTTGACACAGTTTGAATActttgaatactctgtgaacctCTAGACACACCATaagcacaattatttgttgtaaaacacagctagttgttgtgatttggaatacaGTTTGTAAATGGTGGTCGAGCCTCTTTAGACTGTCATTTGATATAttccaaaaaagaaaacaaaatagttgaactctgggattaaatgggtcgctgtacagAGAGCTGGGATGGGAAAATGGGCCacatagactcctctgtgctctcAGAGCCTTATGTCCCATGTAAAATGAGCGGTAACAACCTCAAACCTACTGCCTATGAGTGTAGGAGATGCAGAGACGACGGAAGAATTTCAATCGGAAATTGGACAggtactgagagaaataaacctacagggattcggggatagaacagggcaatggacagcctggcttcctccacagggagccgacacagtctcagagggctgaatggccctATTCTCCacgctccagatgctgtgatctcaggagagaaattcagctgctccagtcactccaactaactggagtcccttctccctggtgccattctagcacaatggttagcactgttgcttcacagcacagatccgcagattcgattcctggtttgggtcactgtctgtgcggagactgcacgttttccctgtgtctgcatgggtttcctccgggtgctccagtttcctactacAAGTCcctaagatgtgcttgttaggtgaattggagattctgaattctccctcggtgtaaccgaacaggcgccggagtgaggcgactaggggattttcacagtaacgtcattgcagtgttaatgtaagcccacttgtgacaataataaagattattattgtaaatgtcctctgcaccctctctaagaacttcacatgtTAAAGTGTGGGGCCCTATCtagggttccattccagagggatagaattgaaaagcacggaggaaatgttcaacttgtttagaaccagggttagactacactgggagcactgacaacattggtgatctccatttagaaaaaggaaatagaggcactggataaggtgcaacaaagattcataatagacagaactgagagcatttaatactcatgatgtggagatgccgaccatcaggagcagagagacacagagagatctgggcgtgcaggtccacaggtacttaaaagtggcagcacaggtggaaatggtggtgaagcatatggcatgcttgccttcataggacggggtaaaaAGCTCAAACATTATGTAACAATtacatagaatgttggttaggccacatttggaatactgtgtcccaattctggtcactgcgctaccagaaggacgtggcggctttggagagagagtacagaaaaggtttaccaggatgttgcctggtatggagggtattagctatgaggagagattgaataaacgggattgttctcccgagagagacggacgctgagggacgacctgatagaagtttataaaattattaagggttacagatagggtgaacagttggaggctttttcccagggcggaaatgacaattacaagggggcacaagttcaaggtgagggtggaaaggttcagtggagatgtgcgggggaatttTTTTTACACAATGGGTGCTGGTGGAGTGGAATgctctgccaagtgaggtggttgaggcagatatgttagcgacctttaagacttatctggataggcacatagacagacagggtatagaaggatacaggtggttggtctagataggacacgtgactggtacgggcttggagggccgatggacctgttcctgtgctgtattgttatttgttctatacagggccttggcaagGCCGAaccaggaatattgtgtgcagttttggtctcattatctaaggaaggatgttcttgctctagagggagtgcagagcaggtttaccagactgattcctgggatggtgggactgacgtatgagaaattgaatcagttaggattgtattcgctggagttcagaagaatgggggatctcagagaaacctataatattctaacaggacttgacagggtagatgcaggaaagattttcccaatggtgggagtgtacagaaccagaggtcgcagtctgaggatacgggctagaccatttaggacagagatttcttcaaccagagagtggtgagtcagtggaatttgttaccacaggaaatagttgaggccaatacattgcatgttttcaagaagcagttagatatggcactgagggcgaagggaatcaaaggatatggaggggaaagcgggattaagctattgagttgaatgataagccatgatcataatgaatggcagagtaggcgggaaggggcaaatggcctcttccagctcctattttctatgtttctttgtaatcccttcccacactaagaggaggtgaatggcttctccctagtgtgaattcgctgatgtttccgcaggacggatgaatcactgaatcccttcccacactgagagcaggtgaacggcctctccccagtgtgaactcgctgatgtttccgcaggacggatgaatcaatgaatcccttcccacactgagagcaggtgaatggcctttccccagtgtgaattcgctgatgtttctgcaaggcgggtgaatcaatgaatccctttccgcactgagagcagatgaatggcctctccccagtgtgaattcgctgatgtttcagcAGAGCGGATGAAGCTCTGAATctgtgcccacactgagagcaggtgaatggcttctcccctgtgtgaactcgctggtgtgtctgcagactggatgactgagtgaatccctgcccacagtgagagcaggtgaaaggacgctcaccagtgtgaactcgctgatgcttccgcaggttggataaatcatggaatcccttcccacacggagagcaggtgaatggcttctccccagtgtgaattcgctggtgtttccgcagggcggatgaagaaaggaatcccttcccacactgagagcagaggaatggcctctccccagtgtgaattcgctgatgtttctgcagggcagatgaatcaatgaatcctttcccacactgagggcaggtgaatggcctctccccagtgtgactgcgttgatgaatcttCAGCTCATATggggatctgtatcccttcccacagtccccacatttccacggtttctccatgttttgggtctcctcgtgtctatcCAGATTGGACAGTCACTGGAAGCCTTGTCTATACACAGAACACGTGCAGTCTCTCCTcactgaatggtgtgatgttttttcaggctgtgtaatagtTGATGCTCTTTTCAGTAATTTCACTGGAaatctctcactcgggtgtgttttgtgtgggtctcggtgcttttccagtcacactaatGTTTCCTCagttagttcactggaacactctcactcgggtgtgtgttgtttgggtctcggtgcttttccaatcacatgcacgtttaaaatcttttgaagccgacagatcggacaaacatttctccttcttgccGATGATAtccagagcccgatgatattcaaatcagaaggaatcgagtgagtttgtcacatcgagacgtgatgtttgagatttctgtctataattcttcctcttccaatatccttcaaaaacaatttacaaaagtcatcattgttagtacaggatagaaattcagatcgGACAATTCTATTTCAATGGACATTATTTACTCTATTGTTCTCAAAAAGCTatgaatctccatcccacacaatctccctccattctcactctgctgtgtctaatattcagcctcccaattctcctgaaggtgctgattcatgttgattgatagatcagctcactgcttcctgtccaagacacagagattataacaggagcaagagtagaccattcggcccactgagtctgctcaaccattcaatgagatccttggccgatctacctcagcaccattttccccacacggtccccatatccctcgataccttcaatatctagaaacctgttaatatttgtcttgaacatacctgatgactgaggctccacattcctctggggtagagaattccaaagcttcaccacatccacgagtgaagaaatccctcctcatctcagctttctctctattttcgcctgttccccataacccttaactccattgtcaataaaatatctgtcaaacttgtgcttcaatgactcccagatacaactggtccctgtggaagagaaatccaaagactaacaaccctctgagggaagagatgactggaaatctataacgtagctacagtcttacATTATAAGacaagaaataataatacatttactttattacaaactaaataatatatctaatctggaccatgcaacaacactcgcgatatctctgtccattattaatttaattgccctgaaaagtcagccatctcctggggaacccacccctttaattgtgaacattaggaaagagacaatcttttttgaaatagatttagagtaaccaattatttattttttttgcaattaaggtgcaatttagcgtggccaatccacctactctgcacatctttgggttgtggagctgagacccatgcagacacagggagaatatgcaaactccacacggacagtgacccagggccggaatcgaagccggtaaggccctgtgaggcagcagtgctatgcttttagtcagtcaaataaatgcgtcaaccggttaaggcaatgtttttcaaactttttttccggggacccatttttgtcaaccggccaatcttcgccggccgaccttcgcgacccaccattttctcttaccttgtttgctgctgacaaaatgaagGATTCGCAATCGTGTCCAAAGCCCGTGATGTCAATGTTCAGggggcatgacctgctctctgcctccgttCTAGAATACATCAAATTTTGTTTTCAATCTTCTGCGTCTCTGATTGTGCAAATTCGCTGGCAACAGCTGGCTCTTTGTTttgtttttgggggggaggggtttatttgataaagtttaacaggaaaaaaatgcagaaactgaaaatgttttcatcctctagaaattggagttTCACCACATTGTATTTTGaagactaaagggattaagggttatggtgttcgggccggaaagtggagccgagtccacaaaagatcagccatgatctcattgaatggtggagcaggctcgaggggccagatggcctactcctgcttctaattcttatgttcttatttcacttaaacattacaattaaaaaagTTAAAAAATAAAAGATACTTAAAAATCAATCAATTAATTGATAAAACTTCCAAATACcacctgcaggcactttgttttggaatgtttaaaaatcaagattaaaaacgCTGACATTCTttgttgaagttacagctgcggtgaaaccatcgttggatcactcaccattcttgagtaagagacttccacttcatcagcatcaaagttcagaaagcaaccaatcacatcattctccccaaactttttgcagccggcttttaacaatgccggctgcgaacggccttcaaaaaggctgcgactagacttttaaaaatgcggccgcactgcgcctgcgtgccccgctcatcggtgcgcatgcgcaaaactcacGTGCAAGACGCTGAGCATGCGCACCGGTGAgcgagcacgcatgcgcagtgcggccacatggTTTTTAtatgtttgtggccattttgaaggccgcttgcagccgacaTTATTAAAagtcagctgctgcggctgttgcgcatgGATTTGCGCGTTCGGGagcgccgcgatggacggctccgcgaccctcccgatacctgcccacaacccacccgcgggtcgcgcccccgactttgacaatgcctgtgataaggagatgggtgggaggagttggaaacactttgtggagccgtGAACCTTCACGTAAatattttttctcccaattaaggggcgatttagtgtggctcctgtttgggctcaaatcatcaatgaggactctgatctctgggaaggaaggaaaccctggcaggtgggcagggaggattcacaaacacccgctggaggccccaaacccccaataagacccattgattttattgtcagtctgcagacaggagctggagaactgaacccaggcagaggagagggagggagaaaactgggagtggaggaaagaaatggtgcagaaggtgagatgggtttggatttcagtccagggaggagggagagtgtgtgggactgggatttccagctttgggggaacaagagaggaaaaaatgttccagaggaactagaattgtctgttcagaatttctatcctggactgacagtgatgacttcatttttttttaagatttgaaaaaaattacatttagaggacccaattatttttttccccaattaaagagtaactttagcgtggccaattcacctacctggcagatatttttggattgtgggggacagacccacgcagacatggggagaatgtgcaaactccatacggacagtgacccagaaccgggatcaaacccgggttctcggttaaccactgagccaccgtgcctgcCCCTAATGaaagcttttgtaaactccttttacaggatattacaaaGGGAGAAGttacagatggaaactcaaatcaaacttcacaaagggcagcacggtagcattgtggatagcacaattgcttcacagctccagggtcccaggttcgattccggcttgggtcactgtctgtgcggagtctgcacatcctccccgtgtgtgcgtggctttgctccgcgtgctccggtttcctcccacagtccaaagatgtgcaggttaggtggattggccatgctaaattgcccttagtgttgggtggggttactgggttatgaggatagggtggaggtgttgaccttgggtagggtgctctttccaacagccggtgcagactcgacgggccgaatggcctccttctgcactgtaaattctatgataatctatgataatcaagatttaacagagtcactccattcatcaggacctgaatatcattggcccgtgaatgtggaagaagaaatgtttgtctgttctgtctgtcggAAAAGGTATCAAGAACAGTGTGACTGAAAAAACCCCGAAACACACACGACTCGCATGAGAGtgatccagtgaactgactgtggaaagagctttaaccagttactcaGTCTGAAAaaatatcacaccattcacagctgggagagaccgtacacatgtTCTCTGTGGGGACAAGACATAAACTGATCGTCAAACGTGGAAAGGGACAAGGACACCAGCAGCTtgctgaaaccatggaaatgtggggactgtgggaagggattcagatccccatgtgagctggagattcatcaccgTAGTCACACCGGCGACAGAGCactcacctgttctgagtgtgggaagggagtccctaaGTGAGGATTTAACAGGATGTAGGAGCCGAGCTGGTGAGGAAGCGAGTGGCTTTTAATAAGGTTCAGACTGCTCTATGTGAGAAAGGAGTTTGAttcgggggttatacccggcatagCTGCGGCTACATAGGAGTCTAAAGacttccattttgagacactggagGAGGTGAATGCCTTCATTGTAAAGCATGGACTGGGGTCCAGTTATCTGTATTGGACAAGATCTACCTTTcctgtggggtgggatgggtgttgtgATATCCTCTATATAGTTTTTGGTATTTTCTGATAAAATCTGTTTCAGGATGAAGTGAGATTTTCTTTATGAAGCACAATGTAGATATatagggggtgaggagggagacgGGTGAGCTGACAGATGACtaaagaactgtttttgttttactctgaGTGTATGGATACGTctgtggcagccatcttgggtggactcTTGGCCTGTACATTTTGAAGATTCACTGGATAGTCCCTCATGGCGGATTCCGTGATGGGGGGATGGAGAGAACCCTGATTcagctggtcacctggaacgtaaggggattggGTGGACCTGTGAAGAGGTGGAGGGTGTTCACTCACCGAAAGAATCTAAATGCTGCTGTGTTCTttcaggagactcacttgcgggttggagatcagaccagactgtggaggggtgagccaagtgtttcactcgggctttgacaaaAGGCTCAAGGTGCTGCAATTATtttgtttcataaatttagagtacccaattcattttttcaaattaaggggcaatttagcgtggccaattcacctaccctgcacatctttgggttgtgggggtgaaatccacacaaacacggggagaatgtgcaaactccacaggcagtgacccagagctaggatcgaacctgggacctcggctccgtgatgcagcagtgctaaccgctgcaccaccatgctgcccgtgaggTGCTGCAATTCTATTcgataaacaggtcctctttcggtCACTAAGATCATTGCGGACAGTAATGGGAGATACATGGTGGTCAGTGGGTCGTTGCCCCTAACTGGGACAATGTGTCATTTGCAAAATAATTGTTGGGacccatcccagacctggatacacatcaattgattcttggagcaAATCTCAATTGCGTACTGGATCctaaaatggactggtccaagcccattcaactgctacaaaaacaggaaaagggaatgaaaccggacggaccacccggcagcgacccaggcaccggaaacgacaacagcaaacccagcaaaagataaagaaaagctgttcattagcagattgtaaaaggattatgggacacagatttatgATTGTGAGCAAGATCTAAAGGGAagattttacacagtgagtggtaatgacctgaactcaatgcttacacacaaaggtcgataatctccaggtcctggCAACTCGAGCAGTGGTGTTAGAATTTGATGTGAGGGTTAGTTGTGAGTTTCCTGCCTGCGTatccctttctaagcccctgtgaaagaagtttacaaaggcattactgtcagtccagaaatgaaattcaggaaagataaacatttctcctggtttgaatttgctgtttgtaaatcctcccctactaatcccctgtaaaaggagtttccaaaattaatcaccatcagtccaggatagaaattcacaacattctcccctcctgctccctgaTCCAGGATGACCACTCATgccccccgctgcacactgaccctcttgtcatcagcagtccctcgaTTTGAGGGTGTTGTCTACTCAGGGTTGGGAGTTTCTGCCCTGGGTCATCATGTGACTGAACggagccgcagagctttggacacatgggacaggatgtccaatgaatcatagaatctacagtgcagaaggaaaccattcggcccatcgagtctgctcctgcattacctgatctggccaactcactgaaatgtggttaattctgaattgcccagcaagccactcagtttaagggcaattaggaatgggcaacccagctggtttgcccgtgacactcacatcccataaagaatagagaaaatcaaagggctgtttccagcgccggtttcaaaggaatcagtactgggcccttcactcctggtgacatcattgatttgaaagtaaatgtgggaacatgaataagaagtttacctgtgacacaaaaatgattaaacacttgatagtgaggaagaaagctggaggcaaaacaaggcaaaggatttcATGATAAATGACAGGACAGGACTAGTTAGGCCAGAGAGAGATTTCTGTGTAGAGGAAGATTGCACCAGAGAGAACACAGAGGGGATTTAAGAACATCAGCCAGAAATTAACAATGCTTGCGCAGAGGAAAGTTTGGACAAACTGGGCCTGTTTTCTTTGGAACTGAAATGTCTGAAGGGAAACCAAAATGAAATTTTCAAAAGCAGCctggtcggtagagcatgggagtcttaatcccagggccgtgggttcaagacccacgttgggcgcttcagcttctttaatctgagaacattgagctgaactgttttatgggcggcacggtagcacagtggttagcactgttgcttcacagcgccaaggtaccGGGATTaattcccacttgggacactgtctgtgcggagcgtgcacgttctccagtgtctgtatgggtttcctcccacaagtcccgaaagacgtgcttgttaggtgaattggacattctgaatatatatatatatatataagtatatataaatgatttggaggaaaatgtaactggtctgattagtaagtttgcagacgacacaaaggttggtggaattgcggatagcgatgaggactgtcagaggatacagcaggatttagattgtttggagacatgggcggagagatggcagatggagtttaatccggaaaaatgtgaggtaatgcattttggaaagtctaatgcaggtagggaatatacagtgaatggtagaaccctcaagagtattgaaagttaaagagatctaggagtacaggtccacaggtcactgaaaggggcaacacaggtggagaaggtagtcaagaaggcatatggcatgcttgccttcattgcccggggcattgagtataagaattggcaagtcatgttgcagctgtatagaaccttagttaggccacacttggagtatagtgttcaattctggtcgcctacactaccagaaggatgtagaggctttagagagggtgcagaagagatttaccagaatgttgcctggtatggagggcattagctatgaggagcggttgaataaacttgctttgttctcactggaccgaaagaggttgaggggcgactgatagaggtctacaaaattatgaggggcatagacagagtggatagtcagaggcttttccctggggtagaggggtcaattactagggggcataggtttaaggtgagaggggcaaggtttagagtagatacacgaggcaagttttttacgcagagggtagtgggtgcctggaactcgctaccggaggaggtggtggaagcagggacgatagtgacatttaagggtcatcttgacaaatacatgaataggatgggaatagagggataaagacccaggtagtgtagaagattgtagtttagtcgggcagcatggtcggcacgggcttggagggccaaagggcctgttcctgtgctgtacatttctttgttctaatactctctctgtgcccaaataggtgccagagtgttactactgggggattttcacagtaacttcattgcagtgttaatgtcagcctacttgtgacaacaataaagattattctcaatgtataaaattctgggggatcatggtggcacactggttgtgtgcctgcgtgctggggacccgggttcgatcctggccccgggtcacagtctgtaaggagtttgcacattctcccattgtgtgggtttcaaccccacaacccaaatatgtgcagggtaggtggcttggccaaattaaattgccccttgattgggaaaaatatctaaatttacattttttaaatttcTGAGGGATCTATATAGCTTGGATCGGAAGGTCCTattccctttggttgagggatacatataaaagggggcagagatttagggaaggactaggaggtttagaggatggtgaggatctgtgacatgctgccggaaatgatggcagaaaccctcataacatttaaaaagtatttagatttaCATCAATTCAGATGTCTCTTAAAAAGCTACAGACCATAATCTGGAAATTGGGATGAGACCGAATACCTACTTTGTAGCCACGgtgagctgaatgaaatgcaacaggaacaacaaacttGAATAAAATCCAGGATAGTAACTCTCACTACTAACAAGGTCAGCAGTTTGCCCAGTTTAGCTGCCAAGTATGCTAATGTGGTAATTTTAAAATGTACCTGCAtacataagagtacaacagcaaattatttaacttctccaatgtgatcggtgtaattagtctcaaatttaaccTGGAATGGTCATTTACATTTTCCCAGTCATTCTTGATATCTGAAATCTTTGTCCTCAGACAGAACAGAAaaaccattttacctcccaatgatattcaggtcctggtgAATGGAGTAACTCTGTCAGATGATGATGTTATGTTTGGTTTGAAATTCCCGTTAGTAAATCCTCCTCTTTCTAAAGGAGCTTCCAAAGGAATTTAACTCTCAGTCCAGGAGAGGAAATTCACAAAAGTGTCTCTCTTCGGGCTTCCGGGTCGAGAACGatcgcgcatgcgccctgctgcacctgataaagatggcggccgcgcatgcgccctgctgcacctgaGAAAGATGGCGGCCGCGCAGGCGCCCTCAACACCAAAACTGATGACAGCC
This portion of the Scyliorhinus torazame isolate Kashiwa2021f chromosome 5, sScyTor2.1, whole genome shotgun sequence genome encodes:
- the LOC140418265 gene encoding uncharacterized protein, whose protein sequence is MEKPWKCGDCGKGYRSPYELKIHQRSHTGERPFTCPQCGKGFIDSSALQKHQRIHTGERPFLCSQCGKGFLSSSALRKHQRIHTGEKPFTCSPCGKGFHDLSNLRKHQRVHTGERPFTCSHCGQGFTQSSSLQTHQRVHTGEKPFTCSQCGHRFRASSALLKHQRIHTGERPFICSQCGKGFIDSPALQKHQRIHTGERPFTCSQCGKGFIDSSVLRKHQRVHTGERPFTCSQCGKGFSDSSVLRKHQRIHTREKPFTSS